A segment of the Lolium perenne isolate Kyuss_39 chromosome 3, Kyuss_2.0, whole genome shotgun sequence genome:
ACCAATATCTGAGGGTGTGTGTTGAACGCCCCAGCTAATGTATCACGGACAAATGCATGGAGGATGGAACAAAGAGCTGGTGTGTGGCGTCCTTTTTTTTCGACAACTTTGGTGTTGGGCGTCCTTTTAGTGCACGGTGTTTAACTTCGGAAATTTATTTTAACTGGTTGTTGGATCAAAGCTTGATTGAAGGCCGCATTGCTGTCCAGAACTTACGCTTTTGAAGGCAGTCGAGGATTCATTTGAGAGTCGAGCTTCTTTGTTTGGAGCCGCAAGAGTGATCATGTATGACAACCAATTGATTTTTTTCCACGGATTATCATTCTAAATTCCTGCCGatgatttatatatatatatatttatatatatattagGAGGCGGTACTTGCAGCGATTTAGTCCAGGTAGAATTCAGGAAAATGCCACTATGGAGCTTGCTGCCACTAGTCACGCATACCTTTTTTTTTTTCTAGAAACGTTCTCAGATCTGTCGAGGGAAAAGTGTAGGAAACCGACCAAATTCGTGATATGCCATGCCACAGTTCACAAGTCTGAACCCACATTGACCCCATTCAACTTCTGTCCAACCCACCATCACCATGGCTGTGTGTGCATTAGGTTTTTCAGTCTTCCTTTTTtataaacggaggcaaaagctttgccccaatTTACTAATTAAGAAGATGCTTAGTTAATTAACGGAAAATTGGGCAAAAATAGTTACAATGAAAGATAAGCGAACAACACCCACACATGAAACTTCCCGACGGAAAGATAAACCAACACTCCTGACGGAAAGATAAACCAATACTCTCTCAACCTATTTCAACTCCAAACTAAAGACGCATGGATCACCACACTGCAAACAAGACACACTAAAGTGACACAACAACCCGAATTGGGCCTCTCAAGCAGCCGCGAAAGCTTTCTTTGTAACGCCATTCTTCTTTCTTTGGCTAGCGCCTCACTAGATGGAGAATCCACAACCGAGGTCTCGAGAGTCCACCTTCACCTGCTTGACGAATAAAGGCAAAACCGGTTCCCCACACAACTCCTCAAGTTCGGACATGATCTGTAGCATCGGAGCCATAACCGTGTTTTTTAGTCTTCCTcataatacaagtttttgattatTGTGCTCGCGTGCAGGGACGGAGAGAAGGGGGGACGGGGACGAGGGGGGCATGGTTTTGATTTTATGAAGAGCACCACTTACTAGAGCTCTAGTTTCTTGCTGATTTAGGCAACTCTGCCCCCCTCGTCAACTTTACAACACCAATTTACCCCCCTCAAGGTGGGAAGCTAGCTCCGTCCCTGCTCGCGTGTGCGTACAataattggggggggggggggggggcttagcCACCCCCATGGTTTGGATTTTATGAAGAGCACCACTCACTAGAGCTCTCTAATTTCTTGCCCCCATGGTTTGGATTTTATGAAGAGCACCACTCACTAGAGCTCTAATTTCTTGCTGATTTAGGTAACTCTGCCCCCTCGTCAACTTTACAACACCAATTTGCCCCCCTCAAGTAACCTCCCCTGACTGCCTCATGTTCATTTTGCTGGATGAGTTTGCACTTGCAAACATGCCGGAAAAGACTGAACGAGAAGGAGAAACTCCAGGGGACCGGATCCTAGGATTTTGGCAGTCGTGCGCATTGAGTTTATTGTTAAGACTTAGCATCTATCAAGGGAGACGTCTCTaaagagaaagtaagtagaaactCATCTAATAATTCGTCCTTGGCTCACCACCAGAAAAACCTTGCGGTTCCTTCTTTGCCGTGCAGCATAGAAGGAAGAGCAGTGGTCTCCGATCTCCACCTGGTTGCTGGCTTGCACGGTGTGTCGGGTGATAAGGATTCTGGGAAGTGTTCGCACGCCTGCTCACGCTTTAATTTGCATCGACTCTGCTTCCAATCTTCAGCAACTAATCTTCATCAACTCTTTTAAGGTACTTTGATTTCATTTCCCTCATGTTTAATTTCTACCCAGATGACAGTTGTTTTACTCCCACCAGCGACAAGataatgctccaccatgcaactatggaaTTAATGGTAACTTATATGCCAAAATAGTACTATTTAACCTATGACATATATCTAAAATGGTGAAATTTGTCAAAACAATACCATGCCTCTAGGTCAGAAGAAGTCCACTTTGCCGAGCGCCAAGAGAGTTGCGGGAATGATATCAAGCGAGCATTTGGTATGCTCCAATCCCGATTTGCTATTGTTCGGCACATGCTCTTACCACGTCtcaaaaccaaatatagaaggtgATGCATGCTTATGTGATCATACACAACATGATCATCAAGAATGATCACAAGACTCAAGCCAGACATGTTGGTTCCTATGAGTGTGAGAGCCCTCTTGTGGATGTTGATCACCAGGTGCTCACGGATTTTGCTGACTTCATCACCATACAAATCCTGATACAAATATTCATGAGCAATTGCAAAAAAAATCTCATCCGTGAATATTCATGAGCAATGCAGCATAATGTAATGATGGTTGCGGTTCTTCTATCGGGAAACATAATATTAGTACAGTCAATAGGCGATAACACCCCAGGCCTTTCAGTTTGGAGGTAAATATACAGACAATAACTTATGAAAGAACTGTATGGAACCTACACACTGCCTATTTTCAACCAGATACAGTTCCTCCTACCATTCTATCTGGTATTACATTATGGGAGATGGAAATATTAACACGAAAAAGAATGAGAATACACCTCCGAGTATATCTCGTATATGCCGCCTATATACAAAGAGCTCTTCGCCACAAGGGGCGAAAACAGGTCAAACGTTTCTCTGTGTTGTTGTCAGAAGCTCAAAGGTTCCAGATCATCTCTAAACCTTTTGTACGCTTGATGGTGTATCCTGGGAGTGGTCCATTTTGACAAAACCGAAACATCATTATTACAAAAGCGAAAAATATAACATAACAGGGCATATCTAATATCTACTACCTCCGTTCCAAAATGTAAGACATTTTGGTAGGCTGTTTTACCTACCAAAACGTGTAATATTTTGGAACAAAGGAAATAATATTTACTCATTTGTGATGCTCTAAGAGCCTAAGCATAAAACCTAATTGATCTTCAAACAAAATAGTTGTAACCAAAAACTTCTTTTCAATGAAAAGAATCACCTAAATCTTTGTGTTAATGTGTTTTCTCAAAAAAATAGAGCAACTTACATCAACATGAATCTCCACCGGGAACAGATTTATGGCACCAGGATTGAAAGAGAATCTGTTAAATGCAGGAAAGAATTGAGGAAATATCAGTGAAATGGCAGGAACATATAGCAAGTTATTATATAAAAAGTCCACGTTATATTTTTTTGATAGGCCTGCCACGTGGTATTATAAAATGTCTAGTTGGCATGAAATGGAAAAAATTCCGTCATTTCTAGTTGATATGCCAGCCTCGTCCCACAATCCTGACAAAGCCAACATTCAAATAGGGATTGACTAGGCAATTGCATGGGAATAGATATATGAAAGCTTATGACAAGCTTGTACCATAACCCAAAATAACAGTTCCAAGTCATATTTCTATGGCATCTTTATCAACATCACTTGCATATTGATAATAAGCAACATATGTGAGAATCAGCATACACAAACAGGAAATATTTACCCTCGTGATAGGATAAGCCGCCAAGCATATGGAATGAAGAATTCCTCGGGGTGACTTTCTTGCTCATATGTAAATCGTAACTGCGTAAACATCTGGAGAACGTGTAATCATGTATTGTTATGCCACTGAATGACTGAATACCAGAAGACAATGTGTCACAATATGTTCTCACCTTCATTCCTTCTCCACGCCATGAACGACAATGTTTGTTAATGAGCTCAAGAACCTTGTCTACAGACCATTCTCCATCTAACTGTTGCATGTCCATTCGACTGTTGAAGAAATCCAACACCTGACAGACAAATTCAAGATGGAATATGGTCAGAACCTGGAGAACAGAAGATTATGAGGTACTGTACGGTAAGACATACTGTGTAAATATTCTCAAGCAATTCATTGAAACGAGGATGGTTCTTGAAGGGCTCAAAAACCTCTTGGCGGTGCAATATGGCATACACAACCTGTTGATGAACATGTTAGAAGCAGTTTGGTTCTGCCTATCAGGTAAACTGCATCGGTAACTAACATACCTCAGGATTTCTGGGCAATGCATatgtaaggattgcattgatgatTTCCAGAACGATTCTTAAAAAGTCAGTGTATATGTGAAGCTCTGTTGACTGCAAAAATAAACCACTGTTTGCAATTATATAAAGGAAAACATAAAAAATGGTGCTATTACGATGCAAGATAACTGTAGAGTACCATATCATCTGAGATGAGGTCTGTTTCCATTTGATCAGATATAACTTTCAGAGCCTTGTCATTCTTTAACTCAGCTAATTTGGCATACCTGGTAGATGATACATACAAGCAAAAGGACAAGTTAACTTTAGGTGCAAAAAGTGAAAACCAAATAGAGAGATTGAGATATCATACTTGCGAGAAAGCATGTCAAAGAGGCTAACCAGCCTTTGAGATGCATATGCGCTCAGTCTATGGACATGAGGGCCCATGTTTGCTAGAATTGCGAGACAGTTTGTGTGAAGGTACACATCCTGCAAGTACAAATAAGCTTGTCATTAGACAGTTATGAaccaaagtactccctccgttctaaaATAAGTGTCTCAGATTTATCTAGATTTGTATGTACACACTAAAACATGTCTAGACAATATGAATCTAGACGAATGTGTGACACTTATTTtaaaacggagggagtagattTTAGCTAGTGTGTAGTAAACTGATAAACAGTAACAGAAAAGGAAACTTCTAATGAAGTATGGTAGATAACATAGGGCGAGTATTTGACATGCGTTTGGAGAACCAAAGACTCAGGTACGTACTCGCAGTTTGGAGAGGTTATACTTGATGGTTCGAATTAGTATTACAACCATCAAAGATCCCAGAGATGTTTGATGCATGAGGCGCTCCTGGTACCAAGGAACGGTAGGAACAACCTAAAGTCGTACATTAAATCGTCAGCAAACCATTCAAATAAAGTAAAGGTTAGTTTGTTTTCTTACCAATTTGTGCACACAAGCATTGAAGGTTGAATCTTGACTGAGTATCAGGAGAATTATCAACAACATATAGATTTGATTGGAAGTCTTCCTTGATGCATTGTAGAGCATTTCCAAAATAGGCATTAGCTGTCCAAAACCGACAAATTATGAGAACTCacaatattctgccttctttatgGTTGTgaggggggagggggaggggcgGACAACTCTGTCTATAAATGATATTCTCCAGTAAATATAAACAGAGCCTATGTTACCCCACACAAGTGTCTGTTGGGCTATTACTTTAGCTATCACTGCTTGGTTTTACTACATGTTTATGTGATATGAAATTTAGGTTCCAATGTTTCATGTTGACATGGAGTCGCAGATTTTAGTTTATGTATGAAATTCACCAACACAGTATAAGCTAATTCATGGAGGAATACAGGTGAAAACACCTTAAACGCTACTACATTGTCTCGTTAAAAAGGAAAGTGTTTTCAGCACAGctgttttattaatttaaagcataTTCTGTCCGAATATTTGCCCTCATGTACCCTCATGCTCCAACAAGAAGGCTTACAAACATAGTTGCAAAAAGAGCATACCAAAGTATCCAAGTCTGTTCGAACCAGAACATACTCCTGAAAGTTGCAGTTCCCATGGACCAAAGAATAGAGCAAAAGAACTGAGCTCTCATCTTTTAAGCACCTGTATGGATAACCGAAACAAATGAAATACAAACACCAAGATCTGCTTATACATGATGATGCTCACTCTTGAACAAATAATGATAGGTCCTAGATAATGGGCCCACAGAAGATGTCAAAATATTTATAATACCAAACTATTAGTTTCAAATACTCCACACCACAGTCTCACTTTTACACATCAAGCCCTGAAACTGTTATAGAGTACATGAGTCCATCTGGAGCGCCATGTTCGATGCTATTCATAATCTACAGATGACTAAAATCATTGCTAAGAGCAGTGTTGTATCTATCCAACAAACCTGATAATCAACCAAAATCACTGATGTGTTTTCACTtgtgaagaaaaagaaaataatctCATTGTTTTCAGTGAATGCCTCCAGAAAGAACAACACTTTTACTTCACCAGGTTTGACAACCCTATTTGATCGACTGTTCCCCAAGGCTGACAACTAGATTTGGTGAAATTGCATGAATATAATAAATAAAAGTATGAGCATACTACTGAATTAGATCGAATTACTTACGTGCCAAGAGCATCAAACAGCGACGCAAAAGACAACCTCACAATAGGTCCATTTTGAGCATTTCCCTCTACATCAGCACGATCAACTGCAGCATAATTCATTTCTGTAACTGTTAGTGATGCATTCAAGTGCCACAATTTCTTTGTAGGTCAGCTGCATCTTACATTGAATGTCGTTAGCATTGTTTAGCGCCCTGCAGTAAGGGTTCTCATGAAAAGCTGGTGCATCCTTTACATTGGTATTTGAATCACTCATGTAGATACTGTCGGTTGGAATGGACTCATTCGTTGAGATGCACTTTCGGTAGTGGATCAGAATAAGCAAAACAACTAAACTATTATCTGCCAATTGACTTGTTGCACCTTCAGCACTTGCACTTACAAGATAGTTAAAAGTATAATATGGCAGTAGTACAAGATTTGCTGCAAAACCAGATAAACAAGTAAAGTCAaagattttcaataatgaaaatatttTATTAGTAGGGCATATAAAGGATGATTGAAGTGTATATGACaacttcctgagtaaaataatagtGGGAAGCACAGCACAGTTAAAACATTCTAAACAAAAGGTGTACCTATAACTCTATAAGAGGATATGTTCAAAGCATTGCCATGACATGATTTGCCAAGACATAAATCATGATGATAATGCAGTAAACTATAATCACTTCGATGCAGAAAAAGGAACCCGCATTACCAGCTGCTGAGCCAACTCGTTGCAAAACACCAGGCCCGCCATCATCAGAGAAAATAGGGTGCGAACCATTTAATGGAATCTGTGGCCGCTTTACGAAATTTAGCAGCAACTTTTGAACTACCAAAACCACTATGGAACTGTCCTGCAGAAGAAAGATGTGGCAAAGAAACCCATCCCAAATTTAGCTAAATAGTAACTGTAAATAAACCATCATACATAATGCATTAGCAGATTCTATTTTTACCTGGTGCATAGCTGCATCAATGAAAGGATGCACATCCTTCGGTTCTGGAGATGGTCCAGAACATAACTGAGTCGACATGAGAACTAGCATCAAGTTTAGAAGCTCATGATGCAGGTAGCATGACTCCGGACTTCATATAAAACATAACAATAAAGTGAGACGCAAATGAGAAAAAAACATTTTGAAAAGCAAACCCTAGATAGAATTAAGCCATCCACCAAGATACCTTACATCCACACTACCAATGTAGTTCAGCACCCCTTTCATCAGAAAATACTCCACGCTTTGGTCTAGAAGGAGCAGGGAACCATAAGATATCAGAAGAGTCGACTAAATAATGCATTTGGAATTTTGAATAATCAATTACCAGAAGGAAAAGTTTCCATCCCCTTCTCATCCTTGTCGATATCAAGGCATAGCTCTTGCCAGTTATCTGCCTTCGCATTTTCAATAATGAACTTGAGAAATATGGATGATATATATGCAGCATTGATAGCCTTTCTATAGGCGCCATAAGATACAGGAGAATCCGATGTGCAATCTTGCAAACACCAAACCAAATGGATCAAGATCTTTGCGAGATGCTTTGTCTGGTAGTTGTTCTGTGCTGCACATTGCACATAACTCTGACGGTCAGTCCAATCAGCAAACGACCATTATAAATTAATTGCGGAAATTAATCATGAAAAATCTGCCAAAACACTGGGGCCATCAAGCTAACAACTCGTATAATCTAGTAAAACATTTAAATCTGCAAGTATGTAACTGTGTCTATCAAACACATAAATCTGCAAGGATGTGTCCCGTAGAAGAATTCCAAGAGGCACTTGTTAGAGTATTGGTATCAGCTTTCCCGGGTTCGATCATGTCcagccctccaccgagttcttcccACCCACCGCACTCCGACGTCCCCGCCGTTCTCTCCCCGGCGGAGATCACCGCAGCCCTCCGCGATCTCACCACTGCTGTCCAGGAGATCCGCCTCTTCCTGGCCGGTCCCTATGGGCCGGCGGCGCTGCTGCCGTGGCAGCCGACGCACCAGGCGGCCTCCGCCGCGATCGCCGGGCCGCTGCAGCCGACgctgctgctgtcgtcgctgccaCCCGACGCCGGGCTGCTGCAGTCCCCGCTGCCGCTGTCCACCATCTCCGGGCCGGGCCCTACTTCGGCGTCGGGGGTCCCTTTTCTCCAGCAGCCGGCCGCCTTCTTCCCCACCGGGAcgttgcagcagcaacagcagccgCCGCCGTCACCAACGCCACCGCTGCAGCTGCTGTCCTCACCGACGCTGTCCCTGCCGTTCGGTGGGCAGCTGCAACAGCAGCAACTGCTGCCGTCGCCACTAACGCCGCTGCGACTAACACCGCAGCAGCGGCTGCTGCCGCCACCGACGCCGTCCCTGCCTTTCGGCGGTGTGGGAGCGACCTTGGCCCtgggctctacatcgacactgcCCGGGATGCCCTTCCACCAGGTTCGTTTCCCTCCGTCGCCGTCACCGCTTCCGGCTTGGATCGCTATCCGCCACGTGTCGGCGGCGGTGAGGCTGCAGGCTGCTGCGCGCGGCCTCCTAGTGCGTCGGCATGTGCGGGAGATGCGTGATCTGCAGCTGCAGCTCCTCCAAGTTGCGCTTCGTTGCGCAACGGACCTCGATCTCGTCTGCTGCGTCGGGTATCTTGGGCGTGCGATTTCCCCCACGGGCGGCGGACATGCTGTTTTTCCCGCGGGCAGCGACCTCAAAATCTGCGCCATCGACAGTCATCCGGCGGGGAGAAGGCATGGTGTCACCGACAGGAGCACACCGCGTAGCACCACCGCATTccgccgccggctgccgtgcgggCTCCTTTTGCCCCGCTGGTTTCCATGGGACTGTGCACGTCCGACGGGCGGATGGTGTCCACTTTATGTTCAGGGGTCAAGAATAAAGCGTCCCAGTCCATTTCAGGTTGAGAGTAATAAAACAAGCCGAGATGTAAAAGGCTCGTTTTTAGGTGTTAGGTTTGTGTTGCGTCGAGTCATGGTTTGTTGAGGTTGCAActcgaggacgagctgcatgTCCAGGTGGGGTGTAGTGTTAGAGCACGTAATGGGCTTGGGCTGGCGGTATAGCCCGTTAGTCTTAGGGTTAATTAGAGATAAGGGtcgtttgcttaggggtcaagtaaacctctctatataaggagaggagacgtatcaatctaatcaagcaagaattaagaaggaaatcccttccctcttgccaccggccgtgggcaaggcccccggccggctctctctccctcccaaaccctagcagccacataacaGCACTATACCAAACACTGTAAGTTTGCAACTGTGTCTATCAAAAGGGCAGCCATAGGTTGTGTCCCATAACTATCATGTTTGCTTCTATAACCATACTTCTGTATTTGATATCCATCCCTAAGAACATCAACGTGTTACTCTTTGAATGATATATGCCTACCGACTACCGTCCATTTTAACACTGTCCACAGCAAACAGCAGTTGTGTAAAAACAAAAGAGAAGCAAGATATCCCTAGTCTAACCCTTAAACACTACATCACCAACCTCCATTCAGTTAATCATATCCCGCCATCCATGGATCACAGTTAGTAAAGCAAAAGGCATGACAAACCATACCCTCCACTTGACCAACCAGGTTTCAAATTCAGGAACCCAAAATGCTTTAAACTCGTGAAACAAGCGGGGCAAAAATTATGGGCTATAATGTGCTCACCTACGTATTACTAGTATTTTATACTATTTACTACAAATTAGACCGAGATAAAAATCATAGATTCCACCACACAGACAGATCCACAATGAGGTCTCTCACTGGTTGCAACATAAAGCAGAAATGCAGGCCGAAGCCCCTGATTCGCGCATTTCCGCTCCACTGGGTAGTTGAAGTCCGAAAGCAAACAATTATTGCAGCATTCCATAAATTATAACTAGCACGTAAATCCTTCATCCTGGCTACAATGAGTCAGAACCTCCATTAGTCCATTTGAATGTTCCCCCGCCAAAGGCAATCGATTATCAGAAGACGAGCCTGCAGTTTGCTATGTCTTGCCGAAAAGAGTAAAACTGTGGGTCTCTCTATTGCTCCAAAATGTAGTCCGATACTTGATGAAAACAAACACAGGCGCACAAGAACTCCCATGGTTTTTTCTAGTAAGAAGGTTAAAACTCTCATGATAAATTGTTAGCATTGCATATCTTGCAACACACTAAGCTCAGTCAGCCCTGATCAGCCGCCAATACAAGTACATATATGACTTATTGCCTCGACCATGGTATCACGTCAGAAGGGTAAACTGAAGAGCCCCTAAATTCCCGTCCTGAGCAGAAATGCAGCTGGCGGTGGACAGAAATCGACACCCGGAGCATCTTAACGACACCATAGACACGCCGAAAGTGGCAGAAACACCACGCCGATCCCGCCCTCTCACCTCGAAAGCACTAGATAAACCCGCGGCGGCGCGCGACCCACGACCGCGCGGGCGGGCAGGCAGGCAGGCAGAAATCACATGATCCGCATTGGCCCCCCACGGATCAATTCCCGCGAAGCACGAAACAATCAGCGCCAGCGAGCGCGAGGCTGAGAACGGGAAGCGACCAGAGAGCAACCGCGGGCGGGGGAgggggaggtggaggaggtggatcTCGGGCGGCGCTCACCGAAGGCGTGGCAGGCCTGCAGGACGCGGCCGCGCGGCCAGTGCAGGGTGAGGGGCAGGTCGAGCAGCTGCGTCCAGAACTCGGAGGAGGCCGGGTAGGCGTCGGCGCCGACGAGCGCGGCGAACATCTGCTCCGCGGCCCCCGGCGAGGCCGTCTCGCCGAGCCTCGGCGTGGACGGCGCCGCTCCCATTGGATCTGGGGAGGCCCCTAGGGTTTGACGCGGGGGGTGACCAGGTGGAGTCGGGGCGAAGCCAAGGTTTTAAATGGCGTGGAGACTTCGGGCGGAagggagcggaggaggaggaggaagggggcGGAGCGGGTGCGACTGGCCGGGTTGGCGGTGTTGGGTTTGGGAGGTTTTGATGGGATTACTACCGATGGACCAAATCGCCCATGGGTCTAGCCGGGACTTGAGCGGAGCGTGTGAAGAGTGGGCAGGGGCTGGATGGTCTTTTGCCGGGCGCGTGGGTGTTGGCGCTGGTGCTGGGTCGCCTGCCGTCGGTGGAGGTGGTTTGGTGGTGGAGCATAGCATTCGTGAGGAAGGGGACGGACGGATGGGGTGGGCGACTTGCACTTGCAGGTCAGCCGGGGACGATGAGGACGGGCCGCGTTGGCCGTGTCGCACTTCTGCGCTCGATTCCAAGTTGCTCCCCGCCGGATTCTTGACTTCGTCGCTTCTGCTTGGCTCTTTGTGTCTGTTAGCCTCGGATTTCACCCCTCTCTCACAGTTCATTAGCCGTGCGCGTACCACTAGATCGCAAATTTGTTCAAattagcattagttatatgttataaaaattatatcattaaaaaGTTTAAATGTCATATTtttttaatgatataatttttgaattatataatctgAATTATATAGATCAAATTGGTGATCCAGGAAAACGAGgaagactagtaaactgagacgGAGAGAGAGTAGAAGAAA
Coding sequences within it:
- the LOC127344571 gene encoding uncharacterized protein, which gives rise to MGAAPSTPRLGETASPGAAEQMFAALVGADAYPASSEFWTQLLDLPLTLHWPRGRVLQACHAFAQNNYQTKHLAKILIHLVWCLQDCTSDSPVSYGAYRKAINAAYISSIFLKFIIENAKADNWQELCLDIDKDEKGMETFPSDQSVEYFLMKGVLNYIGSVDVSPESCYLHHELLNLMLVLMSTQLCSGPSPEPKDVHPFIDAAMHQDSSIVVLVVQKLLLNFVKRPQIPLNGSHPIFSDDGGPGVLQRVGSAAANLVLLPYYTFNYLVSASAEGATSQLADNSLVVLLILIHYRKCISTNESIPTDSIYMSDSNTNVKDAPAFHENPYCRALNNANDIQFDRADVEGNAQNGPIVRLSFASLFDALGTCLKDESSVLLLYSLVHGNCNFQEYVLVRTDLDTLLMPILEMLYNASRKTSNQIYMLLIILLILSQDSTFNACVHKLVVPTVPWYQERLMHQTSLGSLMVVILIRTIKYNLSKLRDVYLHTNCLAILANMGPHVHRLSAYASQRLVSLFDMLSRKYAKLAELKNDKALKVISDQMETDLISDDMSTELHIYTDFLRIVLEIINAILTYALPRNPEVVYAILHRQEVFEPFKNHPRFNELLENIYTVLDFFNSRMDMQQLDGEWSVDKVLELINKHCRSWRGEGMKMFTQLRFTYEQESHPEEFFIPYAWRLILSRGFSFNPGAINLFPVEIHVDDTPSSVQKV